A window from Crocosphaera sp. UHCC 0190 encodes these proteins:
- a CDS encoding ATP-binding protein encodes MSQKPPKIKGLLIQQITQRIVLLSAISLLGIVNTIFLSSVFMTKRIESTMEQISEQKIDTFKLFFTTLTIDLLRNRVLSPKATVQQKQQMLRQIRWRNPAILDIFLVKNNGKVIAQSSRSFRYNITYLEQQPWLSKLQEITQVWLGSVEYDRNTYSVTMAVKVTDELGLPIEDLTLVSHIDLTELWRKLIEKTIGTTNIYVTDESDHKNRIIVHRDPRLLNTEISSFDRIVKKIGKLNIEQSPNQQLVIAYHKAFEISLSDQWIEPLNNVVWVATIEQPFFETISPFVPLILTFTLVLIIVIIIVISIIKFIQYRVIKPINNLHQAVMSLNHNQFNQPIIIENDDELGALANAFNQMTKQLKESFEILETRVEQRTLELHKANQAKQDFLSKINHELRTPLNLILGYTEGLNQDESLNHEQRKKLEIINRSGEHLLSLINEVLEISKIEAGQMFLKENSFDLYQLLAQISETFALKVKSKGLNIILENKLNNDFYYIYADESKLRQILINLLSNAIKFTDEGTITLRAKAINYQGKKQQKNNDELHFIQLEIEDTGQGISSEEIHKLFKAFEQTQSGINTQIGTGLGLYISRQFVELMEGEITVKSELNQGTIFTIKLPVKLSQAEAILPQPIETKVIGLAPNQPCYRILVVDDHVESRQFLANLLSSVGLSVKTATNGQEAIERWQQWQPHLIWMDLQMPIMDGCEATQQIKKIAQGTSPYILALTAYVSEKKRTMALSCGCDDFIGKPFRTTVIWEKMSQHLGLKYIYEPLKMTVDNYGQQEEVSSALTPDSLTAMPREWLGQLYQASLHLNGKKVLSLIDQIALSHPTLAKSLKELAETYQFATITELIDSHHQ; translated from the coding sequence ATGAGTCAAAAACCACCTAAAATAAAAGGGTTACTTATCCAACAAATTACTCAAAGAATTGTTTTATTGAGTGCCATTAGTTTACTGGGAATTGTCAACACTATCTTTTTGTCTTCTGTGTTTATGACAAAACGAATTGAATCGACGATGGAACAAATTAGTGAACAGAAAATTGATACATTTAAGCTATTTTTTACGACCTTAACCATTGATCTTTTAAGAAATAGAGTTTTATCCCCTAAAGCTACAGTACAACAAAAACAACAAATGTTACGTCAAATTCGCTGGCGAAATCCTGCAATATTAGATATATTTTTAGTTAAAAATAATGGTAAAGTTATTGCCCAAAGTAGTCGTAGTTTTCGTTATAATATTACTTATTTAGAACAACAACCTTGGTTATCTAAGCTTCAAGAAATCACTCAAGTTTGGTTGGGTTCTGTCGAATATGACCGCAATACTTATTCAGTGACAATGGCCGTGAAAGTAACCGATGAATTAGGACTACCAATTGAAGATCTTACCCTAGTTTCCCACATTGATTTAACGGAACTTTGGCGAAAATTAATAGAAAAAACAATTGGGACAACTAATATTTATGTTACGGATGAAAGTGATCATAAAAATCGGATTATTGTTCATCGAGATCCTCGTTTATTAAATACTGAAATTTCTTCTTTTGACAGGATTGTCAAAAAAATTGGGAAATTAAACATTGAACAATCTCCCAATCAACAGTTAGTTATTGCCTATCATAAAGCATTTGAAATTTCTCTTTCTGATCAATGGATAGAACCTTTAAATAATGTTGTTTGGGTAGCGACCATTGAACAACCTTTTTTTGAAACAATTTCGCCATTTGTTCCGTTAATACTAACATTTACTCTTGTTTTAATCATCGTTATTATCATTGTTATTTCTATAATTAAATTTATCCAATATCGTGTTATTAAACCTATTAATAATTTACATCAAGCGGTTATGTCCCTAAACCATAATCAATTTAATCAACCAATTATAATAGAAAATGACGATGAATTAGGAGCATTAGCTAACGCATTTAATCAGATGACAAAGCAGCTAAAAGAATCTTTTGAAATCTTAGAAACTCGTGTTGAACAAAGAACCTTAGAACTCCACAAAGCCAATCAAGCAAAACAAGACTTTTTAAGCAAAATAAATCATGAATTGAGAACCCCTTTAAATTTAATTCTTGGTTATACTGAGGGATTAAATCAAGATGAATCTCTGAATCATGAACAAAGAAAAAAATTAGAAATCATTAACCGCAGTGGGGAGCATCTTCTATCATTGATTAACGAAGTTTTAGAAATATCTAAAATTGAAGCCGGACAAATGTTCCTCAAAGAAAACAGCTTTGATCTTTATCAATTATTAGCTCAAATTTCAGAAACATTTGCTTTAAAAGTCAAATCCAAAGGGCTTAATATTATTCTAGAAAATAAACTAAATAATGATTTTTACTATATCTATGCAGATGAAAGTAAGCTGCGTCAAATTTTAATTAATTTGCTTTCTAATGCCATTAAATTTACAGACGAAGGAACCATAACCTTACGAGCCAAAGCAATTAACTATCAAGGAAAAAAACAGCAAAAGAATAATGATGAATTACACTTTATTCAATTAGAAATAGAAGATACAGGCCAGGGAATTTCCTCAGAAGAAATTCATAAATTATTTAAGGCCTTTGAACAAACCCAAAGTGGCATTAATACTCAAATAGGTACAGGTTTAGGCTTATATATTAGTCGTCAATTTGTTGAACTGATGGAGGGAGAAATCACCGTTAAAAGCGAGTTAAATCAGGGAACAATTTTTACAATTAAACTCCCCGTTAAATTGAGCCAAGCTGAGGCAATTTTACCCCAACCGATAGAGACTAAAGTGATTGGTTTAGCTCCCAATCAACCATGTTATCGTATTTTAGTCGTAGATGATCATGTCGAAAGCCGTCAATTTTTAGCTAATTTGCTCTCATCTGTAGGTTTATCCGTTAAAACTGCCACAAATGGACAAGAAGCCATTGAACGATGGCAACAATGGCAACCTCATCTCATTTGGATGGATTTACAAATGCCTATCATGGACGGTTGTGAAGCTACTCAACAGATTAAAAAGATAGCTCAGGGAACAAGTCCTTATATCCTGGCTTTAACCGCTTATGTTTCAGAAAAAAAGCGGACAATGGCTTTATCTTGCGGCTGTGATGATTTTATCGGAAAACCCTTTCGGACAACAGTGATTTGGGAAAAAATGTCCCAACATTTGGGGCTAAAATATATTTATGAACCGTTAAAAATGACAGTTGATAATTATGGGCAACAGGAAGAAGTTTCTTCAGCATTAACCCCAGATTCATTAACAGCAATGCCTAGAGAGTGGTTAGGGCAACTCTATCAAGCCAGTCTTCACCTCAATGGAAAAAAAGTGTTATCTTTGATTGACCAGATTGCTTTGTCCCATCCCACTTTAGCAAAATCTCTGAAAGAACTGGCAGAAACTTACCAATTTGCTACAATTACAGAACTCATAGATTCTCATCACCAATAA
- a CDS encoding diguanylate cyclase domain-containing protein, whose translation MFSPYTVPQPVILVVDDSADNLALLSGMLDEQGYEVRQSLNGPITLKAVELAPPDLILLDIRMPGMDGYTVCQQLKTNPKTKDIPVIFISASDEAFDKVKAFSVGGCDYITKPFKLVEVLARVQNHLKIRQLQQELQSRNIYLESLVKKLEKANDHLEKLSRLDPLTQIGNRLHFNDCMEQEWHRAIREQQPLGLILCDVDYFKKYNDTYGHLEGDRCLYQVAQGLKTAVLRATDLVCRYGGEEFAIILPNTDTKGGKPICQRIIEQIQQLQIPHRRSSVSPYVSISVGFASIIPQSNLKSDLLISLSDQALYQAKYQGKNGFVLDVSALELCKKNRKQILSNSKAYQ comes from the coding sequence ATGTTCTCTCCTTATACTGTCCCCCAACCCGTCATTTTAGTGGTTGACGATTCTGCTGATAATCTCGCCTTGCTGTCTGGTATGCTGGATGAGCAAGGGTATGAGGTGCGTCAGTCTCTTAATGGCCCCATTACCTTAAAAGCCGTTGAATTAGCTCCCCCTGATTTGATTTTGCTCGATATTCGTATGCCTGGTATGGATGGCTATACGGTTTGTCAACAATTAAAAACGAATCCTAAAACCAAAGATATTCCCGTAATTTTTATTAGTGCTAGTGATGAAGCTTTCGATAAGGTAAAGGCTTTTTCCGTGGGAGGTTGTGATTATATTACCAAACCCTTTAAATTGGTTGAAGTTTTAGCTAGGGTACAAAATCACTTAAAAATCAGACAATTACAACAAGAATTACAAAGCAGAAATATTTATCTAGAAAGTCTGGTTAAAAAGTTAGAAAAAGCCAATGATCACCTAGAAAAATTGTCTCGTCTTGATCCCTTGACCCAAATTGGCAATCGTCTCCATTTTAATGATTGTATGGAGCAAGAATGGCATCGGGCTATCCGAGAACAACAACCTTTAGGACTCATTTTATGCGATGTTGATTACTTCAAAAAGTATAATGATACCTATGGACATTTAGAAGGCGATCGCTGTCTTTATCAAGTGGCACAAGGGTTAAAAACAGCCGTCTTACGAGCCACGGATCTTGTCTGTCGCTATGGGGGCGAAGAATTTGCCATCATTCTCCCCAATACGGATACTAAGGGCGGAAAACCCATTTGTCAGAGAATTATTGAGCAGATCCAACAATTACAAATTCCTCATCGTCGCTCTTCAGTTTCCCCTTATGTTTCTATTAGTGTTGGGTTTGCCAGTATAATTCCCCAGAGTAATTTAAAATCTGATCTCTTGATTTCTCTCAGCGATCAGGCTCTTTATCAGGCTAAATATCAAGGGAAAAATGGTTTTGTCTTAGATGTTTCTGCCCTTGAATTATGCAAAAAGAATCGCAAACAAATCTTATCAAATTCAAAGGCTTATCAATAA
- a CDS encoding GTP-binding protein, whose amino-acid sequence MTQQETHLQQARASLQQALSWYSSVRRHWNYPPNPELQAAVRPDLQALKASLEKLEQNFIKIATFGLVSRGKSAVINALMGQKMLESGPIHGVTKWPKSVRWTPPSGKIQVEFIDTPGLDEIDGEQRAIMAREIAEQADLILFVISEDITRTEYEALLGLRKTSKPLILVFNKIDLYPEKDCQEIYQQLQKIGQKSQEKSQLLIVPEDIVLIAAAPQPIPILVKYPDGTTAEEWETPAPKIDALRNKILTILNQEGRSLLSLNALRQAEKAEENIARKTVKIRQKEAEEIIWKYVKYKSLAVAINPIAIFDLIGGAITDLGLIRSLAQLYGLPITSYEAGKLWRKILLSSGGLLLGEIGSSVILGLGKSALAASSLFDNPGLLTTYSSTAIMQGGIAGYFTYIIGKAAQEYLEKGCSWGPLGPSMVIKTILNQVDPNTIIYRLQN is encoded by the coding sequence TTGACTCAACAAGAAACCCATTTACAACAAGCTCGCGCCAGTCTTCAACAGGCTCTATCCTGGTATAGTAGTGTTCGCCGTCATTGGAATTATCCCCCAAACCCTGAACTTCAAGCGGCGGTTAGGCCAGATTTACAAGCTTTAAAAGCATCCTTAGAAAAGCTGGAGCAAAATTTTATTAAAATTGCTACCTTTGGGTTAGTAAGTAGGGGAAAATCTGCGGTTATTAATGCCTTAATGGGTCAAAAAATGCTTGAGAGTGGCCCCATTCACGGGGTGACAAAATGGCCAAAATCTGTCCGTTGGACTCCCCCTAGTGGTAAAATTCAGGTGGAGTTTATTGATACCCCTGGATTAGATGAAATTGACGGGGAACAACGGGCTATCATGGCGCGGGAAATTGCCGAACAAGCGGATTTAATTTTGTTTGTGATTTCTGAGGATATTACTCGCACTGAATATGAGGCATTATTAGGCTTAAGAAAAACCTCAAAACCTCTAATTTTGGTGTTTAATAAAATTGATCTCTATCCAGAAAAAGATTGCCAAGAAATCTATCAACAATTACAAAAGATTGGTCAAAAGTCTCAAGAAAAATCTCAATTACTGATTGTGCCAGAAGATATTGTTCTGATTGCGGCTGCCCCCCAACCTATTCCTATTTTAGTCAAATATCCTGATGGCACAACTGCTGAAGAATGGGAAACCCCTGCCCCTAAAATTGATGCTTTAAGAAATAAAATTTTGACTATTTTAAATCAAGAAGGCCGTTCTTTATTATCCCTGAATGCCTTAAGACAAGCTGAAAAAGCAGAGGAAAATATTGCCAGAAAAACTGTTAAGATTCGACAAAAAGAAGCAGAAGAAATTATCTGGAAATATGTTAAATACAAATCCTTAGCTGTTGCTATTAATCCCATTGCGATTTTTGATCTAATCGGGGGAGCTATCACAGATTTAGGCTTAATTCGCTCTTTAGCGCAATTATACGGCTTACCCATTACCAGTTATGAAGCAGGGAAATTATGGCGTAAAATCCTGTTGAGTTCGGGAGGATTATTATTAGGAGAAATTGGCAGCAGTGTCATTTTGGGATTGGGAAAAAGTGCCTTAGCTGCTTCTAGTTTATTTGATAATCCAGGCCTATTAACGACTTATAGTAGTACGGCTATAATGCAGGGAGGAATTGCCGGATATTTTACTTATATTATTGGTAAAGCAGCACAAGAATATTTAGAAAAAGGCTGTAGTTGGGGGCCTTTGGGCCCAAGTATGGTCATCAAAACTATTCTCAATCAAGTTGATCCTAATACGATTATTTATCGCTTACAAAATTAA